A stretch of the Streptosporangium sp. NBC_01755 genome encodes the following:
- a CDS encoding bifunctional RNase H/acid phosphatase — protein sequence MTLYVMEADGGSRGNPGPAGYGAVVKDAADGQILVETAESIGTQTNNVAEYRGLIAGLAALLALAGDGAKVEVRMDSKLVIEQMAGRWKVKNEGLRPLALEAAALARRLKVTWRWIPREKNKDADRLANEAMDAAAKGRIWRSSGSSSPIEGVSGGRTSGSGASGSRASGGAVSEIPASGSGASGSGASGNGAPATLTGGGPAEDLLLFDTDDLGAGDSGGGVVTREPAGQAARTAMPTGRGTGWRPPTSVATSLYLLRHGETTLSIERRFSGLGDPELTPNGVAQGEAAAARLAGEAYGIQVIVSSPLKRARATAEIVAARTGLEVVVEEGLRETDFGDWEGHTFTEIQRRWPDELAAWLADPSAAPPGGESFGKAARRVQATGDLLIERYEGKTILAVSHVTPIKMLLRFALLAPLSALYRMHLDLSALSLIEYYADGPAVVKAFNDTSHLR from the coding sequence GTGACCTTGTACGTCATGGAGGCCGACGGCGGCTCGCGGGGCAACCCCGGGCCGGCCGGCTACGGCGCCGTCGTCAAGGACGCCGCCGACGGCCAGATACTGGTCGAGACCGCCGAGTCGATCGGCACCCAGACCAACAACGTCGCCGAGTACCGAGGACTCATCGCCGGCCTGGCCGCCCTGCTCGCCCTCGCCGGAGACGGCGCGAAGGTCGAGGTCCGGATGGACTCCAAGCTGGTCATCGAGCAGATGGCCGGCCGGTGGAAGGTCAAGAACGAGGGCCTGCGCCCGCTCGCCCTGGAGGCCGCGGCCCTCGCCAGGCGGCTGAAGGTGACCTGGCGCTGGATCCCGCGCGAGAAGAACAAGGACGCCGACCGCCTGGCCAACGAGGCCATGGACGCCGCGGCCAAGGGCCGCATCTGGCGATCCTCGGGTTCCTCCTCTCCCATCGAGGGAGTGAGCGGCGGCCGTACCTCCGGCAGCGGCGCCTCCGGGAGTCGCGCTTCCGGTGGTGCTGTCTCCGAGATCCCTGCCTCCGGCAGCGGCGCCTCCGGCAGCGGCGCCTCCGGGAATGGTGCCCCCGCCACCCTCACCGGTGGAGGGCCCGCCGAGGATCTTCTCCTCTTCGACACCGATGACCTCGGCGCCGGTGACTCCGGTGGCGGTGTCGTCACCCGGGAGCCGGCGGGGCAGGCGGCACGGACGGCCATGCCCACGGGGCGCGGCACCGGCTGGCGCCCGCCTACCTCGGTCGCGACCTCGCTGTACCTGCTCCGGCACGGTGAGACGACGCTCTCCATCGAGCGCAGGTTCTCCGGGCTCGGCGATCCCGAACTCACGCCCAACGGCGTCGCCCAGGGCGAGGCAGCCGCCGCCAGGCTGGCGGGGGAGGCGTACGGCATCCAGGTGATCGTCAGCTCACCGCTGAAGCGCGCCCGCGCCACCGCGGAGATCGTCGCGGCCAGGACCGGTCTTGAGGTCGTCGTCGAGGAGGGGCTGCGGGAGACCGACTTCGGCGACTGGGAAGGCCACACGTTCACCGAGATCCAGCGTCGCTGGCCGGACGAGCTCGCCGCGTGGCTGGCGGACCCGTCCGCCGCGCCGCCGGGTGGGGAGAGTTTCGGGAAGGCGGCGCGGCGGGTCCAGGCGACCGGGGACCTGCTGATCGAGCGCTACGAGGGCAAGACGATCCTCGCCGTCTCCCACGTCACGCCGATCAAGATGCTGCTGCGATTCGCGCTGCTCGCTCCCCTCAGCGCGTTGTACCGCATGCATCTCGACCTGTCAGCCCTGTCCCTGATCGAGTACTACGCC
- a CDS encoding zinc ribbon domain-containing protein: protein MKAAPAAQKRLLDLAELDSVIDRLAHRRRTQPELAQIDELSARVARIATQVIAAETESGDLARDQTKAEADVDSVRIRAERDQKRLDSGQVSSPKDLASLQSEIVSLTRRQGDLEDVVLEIMERREAADAQVAKLVAERDELAGTRGVAEDRRDAAFAEIDKEKNEVQSRRTEVVKDIPADLLALYGKLREQFGVGAAMLQGGRCLGCRTSLSIAEINRIKAAAHEEVIRCEECRRILVRTAESGL, encoded by the coding sequence GTGAAAGCAGCCCCTGCGGCCCAGAAGCGTCTGCTTGACCTGGCCGAACTCGACTCCGTCATCGACCGGCTGGCCCACCGCCGCCGTACCCAGCCCGAGCTGGCCCAGATCGACGAGCTCTCCGCTCGCGTCGCCCGCATCGCGACACAGGTGATCGCCGCCGAGACCGAGTCCGGAGACCTCGCCAGAGACCAGACCAAGGCCGAGGCCGACGTCGACTCGGTCCGCATCCGCGCCGAACGCGACCAGAAGCGCCTCGACTCCGGCCAGGTGTCCTCGCCGAAGGACCTGGCCAGCCTCCAGTCGGAGATCGTCTCCCTGACGCGCAGGCAGGGCGACCTGGAGGACGTGGTGCTGGAGATCATGGAGCGCCGCGAGGCGGCCGACGCGCAGGTCGCCAAGCTGGTGGCCGAGCGCGACGAGCTCGCGGGCACCCGAGGCGTCGCCGAGGATCGCAGGGACGCGGCCTTCGCCGAGATCGACAAGGAGAAGAACGAGGTCCAGAGCAGGCGCACCGAGGTCGTGAAGGACATCCCGGCCGACCTGCTCGCCCTCTACGGCAAGCTGCGGGAGCAGTTCGGGGTGGGCGCCGCGATGCTCCAGGGCGGCCGCTGCCTCGGCTGCCGCACCAGCCTGTCCATCGCCGAGATCAACCGCATCAAGGCCGCCGCCCACGAGGAGGTCATTCGCTGCGAGGAGTGCCGCCGGATCCTGGTCCGCACCGCGGAGTCCGGCCTGTGA
- a CDS encoding Nif3-like dinuclear metal center hexameric protein, which yields MPTLADIVTELESRYDPRWAESWDAVGLVCGDPAAEVRRILFAVDPVAAVADEALGWGADLIVTHHPLYLRGTTSVAATTFKGRLIHTLIKNDIALFTAHTNADIADPGVSDALARAVGLTGTLVPLMPAADDPRRGLGRIGSLPGPIPLAEFARQAARGLPATAGGLRVAGDLGRPVQRIAVSGGSGDSLLGTARAAGVDVFLTADLRHHPASEFMEADGPALIDAAHWATEWPWLADAAHHLTSASAARGITVETRVSETVTDAWKTTAKCEDFT from the coding sequence GTGCCTACGCTTGCCGACATCGTCACAGAGCTGGAATCCCGCTACGACCCCCGCTGGGCGGAGTCGTGGGACGCGGTCGGACTCGTCTGCGGAGACCCCGCCGCGGAGGTGCGCAGGATCCTGTTCGCGGTCGACCCGGTGGCCGCCGTCGCCGACGAGGCCCTCGGCTGGGGCGCCGACCTCATCGTCACCCACCACCCGCTCTACCTGCGCGGCACCACGAGCGTCGCGGCCACCACCTTCAAGGGCCGCCTGATCCACACGCTGATCAAGAACGACATCGCGCTCTTCACCGCCCACACCAACGCCGACATCGCCGATCCCGGCGTCTCCGACGCGCTCGCCCGCGCCGTCGGCCTGACCGGCACGCTCGTCCCGCTCATGCCCGCGGCCGACGACCCCAGGCGTGGTCTAGGCCGGATCGGCTCGCTGCCGGGCCCCATCCCCCTCGCCGAGTTCGCCCGGCAGGCCGCGCGCGGTCTCCCCGCCACGGCGGGCGGCCTGCGGGTCGCCGGAGACCTCGGCCGCCCCGTCCAGCGGATCGCGGTCAGCGGGGGATCCGGAGACTCCCTCCTCGGGACGGCCCGCGCCGCCGGAGTCGACGTCTTCCTCACCGCCGACCTGCGCCACCACCCGGCGAGCGAGTTCATGGAGGCCGACGGCCCCGCGCTGATCGACGCCGCCCACTGGGCCACCGAGTGGCCATGGCTCGCCGACGCGGCGCACCATCTGACGTCCGCATCGGCCGCCAGGGGGATTACTGTTGAGACGCGCGTTTCCGAGACGGTCACGGACGCCTGGAAAACAACAGCAAAGTGCGAGGATTTCACGTGA
- a CDS encoding flavin-containing monooxygenase, which translates to MSPNVAIIGAGFGGLCMAIQLEKAGIRSYTIFEKGNNVGGTWRDNTYPGAGCDIPSHLYSFSFEKYSSWTRRFPEQPEILDYLERCADKYDVRPRLRLNTAVIAATFEESLGKWRVRTTAGDELFDVVVSAVGQLNRPQLPDIPGMSTFNGAAFHSARWDHSFDLTGRRVAVIGSGSSAAQLIPKVAEVADHLDVFQRTPNWVIPKADAVFGSGARTAFRYVPFLQRAYREWIYRYTEITLYPALAGGWSSDPLRKRALEHLHNQVPDPVLRAKLTPDYPVGCKRIVADSKFYPALTRPNVDVVTDRINRIVPGGVETAAGLHEADAIVYATGFETSDFLASIQVTGRGDRYLAEEWKDGAEAYLGIAVPHFPNLFLLYGPNTNLGHSSIVFMIECQVRYIMGCLPQLAARGPMEVRPETMATWRKTLDEAMAGMVWQAGCTSWYKNEAGRVTNNWPGKTTAYRRVTGAARPDDFHFAR; encoded by the coding sequence ATGAGTCCGAACGTCGCGATCATCGGTGCCGGATTCGGCGGCCTGTGCATGGCCATCCAGCTGGAGAAGGCCGGCATCCGCTCGTACACGATCTTCGAGAAGGGGAACAACGTCGGGGGCACCTGGCGCGACAACACCTATCCGGGGGCGGGCTGCGACATCCCCTCGCACCTGTACTCCTTCTCCTTCGAGAAGTACTCCAGCTGGACGCGCCGCTTTCCCGAGCAGCCGGAGATCCTGGACTACCTGGAGAGGTGCGCCGACAAGTACGACGTGCGACCCCGCCTCCGGCTGAACACCGCGGTCATCGCCGCCACCTTCGAGGAGTCGCTGGGGAAGTGGCGGGTCCGCACCACGGCCGGGGACGAGCTGTTCGACGTGGTGGTGTCGGCCGTGGGACAGCTCAACCGACCCCAGTTGCCCGACATTCCGGGAATGTCAACGTTTAATGGCGCGGCTTTCCACTCCGCCCGCTGGGACCACTCCTTCGATCTGACCGGCAGGCGGGTGGCCGTGATCGGAAGCGGGTCCTCGGCGGCGCAGTTGATCCCGAAGGTCGCCGAGGTAGCCGATCACCTGGATGTCTTCCAGCGGACCCCAAACTGGGTGATCCCCAAGGCGGACGCCGTCTTCGGCTCCGGAGCCAGGACCGCCTTCCGTTACGTGCCCTTCCTGCAGCGCGCCTACCGCGAGTGGATCTACCGGTACACGGAGATCACCCTCTACCCGGCCCTGGCCGGAGGCTGGAGCTCCGACCCGCTCCGCAAGCGCGCCCTGGAACACCTGCACAACCAGGTCCCCGACCCGGTGCTGCGGGCCAAGCTGACCCCGGACTACCCGGTCGGCTGCAAGCGGATCGTCGCCGACAGCAAGTTCTATCCCGCGCTGACCCGCCCCAACGTGGACGTCGTCACCGACCGGATCAACCGGATCGTCCCCGGCGGTGTGGAGACCGCCGCCGGGCTCCACGAGGCCGACGCGATCGTCTACGCGACCGGCTTCGAGACCTCCGACTTCCTGGCCTCCATCCAGGTCACCGGGCGCGGCGACCGGTATCTGGCCGAGGAGTGGAAGGACGGCGCGGAGGCGTACCTGGGCATCGCCGTGCCGCACTTCCCCAACCTGTTCCTGCTGTACGGCCCCAACACCAACCTCGGCCACAGCTCGATCGTCTTCATGATCGAGTGCCAGGTCCGGTACATCATGGGCTGCCTGCCGCAGCTGGCCGCGCGCGGGCCGATGGAGGTCAGGCCGGAGACGATGGCCACCTGGCGGAAGACCCTCGACGAAGCCATGGCAGGCATGGTCTGGCAGGCGGGCTGCACGAGCTGGTACAAGAACGAGGCCGGCCGGGTGACCAACAACTGGCCGGGCAAGACGACCGCCTACCGCCGCGTCACCGGTGCCGCACGCCCGGACGACTTCCACTTCGCGCGCTGA
- a CDS encoding dipeptidase → MSADLHRDSVVADTHNDLLMAVTARPPQRWASFFRERWLPQLREGGVNLQVLPVFIDDQYRPEGALRQTLRMIECAHVLAEGNADAVRLCLDGAQIDETLAGGRIALVLALESMPGLDSAVELVPTLHRLGVRVASIAHWGRTALADGSGEDATGSRLTAAGVETVREMERLGMIFDVSHLGASGVGHVLELARRPVMATHSSARALRDHHRNLTDDQIRAVAATGGVICVNFLPAFLTEDITEYTVDRLVDHIEHVASVGGIDHVGLGPDFIREVMHDVTPPCCEEVGYSGVDVGATLPGLSGPSGLPLVTDALLKHGFADEEIVKIIGGNVHRLFRAELGRPA, encoded by the coding sequence GTGTCCGCCGACCTCCACCGCGACTCCGTGGTCGCCGATACCCACAACGACCTGCTGATGGCCGTCACCGCGCGTCCGCCACAACGCTGGGCGTCGTTCTTCCGCGAGCGCTGGCTGCCGCAGCTGCGCGAGGGCGGGGTGAACCTCCAGGTGCTGCCGGTCTTCATCGACGACCAGTACCGGCCCGAGGGCGCGCTCCGGCAGACACTGCGCATGATCGAGTGCGCCCACGTGCTGGCCGAGGGCAACGCCGACGCCGTACGGCTCTGCCTGGACGGCGCGCAGATCGACGAGACCCTCGCCGGGGGGAGGATCGCCCTGGTCCTGGCGCTGGAGAGCATGCCGGGGCTGGATTCGGCCGTCGAGCTGGTGCCCACGCTGCACCGGCTGGGCGTGCGGGTCGCCTCGATCGCGCACTGGGGCCGTACCGCGCTGGCCGACGGCAGCGGCGAGGACGCCACCGGCAGCAGGCTCACCGCGGCGGGGGTGGAGACGGTCCGGGAGATGGAACGGCTCGGCATGATCTTCGATGTCTCCCACCTGGGCGCCTCGGGGGTGGGGCACGTGCTGGAGCTGGCGAGGAGGCCGGTGATGGCGACCCACTCCTCGGCCCGCGCGCTGCGCGACCACCACCGCAACCTGACCGACGACCAGATCCGTGCCGTCGCCGCCACCGGCGGCGTGATCTGCGTCAACTTCCTGCCCGCCTTCCTGACGGAGGACATCACCGAGTACACGGTGGACCGGCTGGTCGACCACATCGAGCACGTCGCGAGCGTCGGCGGGATCGACCACGTCGGTCTCGGTCCCGACTTCATCCGCGAGGTCATGCACGACGTCACTCCCCCGTGCTGCGAGGAGGTCGGCTACAGCGGCGTCGACGTCGGCGCGACCCTGCCCGGACTGTCCGGCCCGAGCGGCCTGCCCCTGGTCACCGACGCCCTGCTCAAGCACGGCTTCGCCGACGAGGAGATCGTGAAGATCATCGGCGGGAACGTGCATCGGCTGTTCCGCGCCGAGCTGGGAAGGCCCGCCTGA
- the menC gene encoding o-succinylbenzoate synthase — protein MKITGIELRRIAMPLVTPFRTSFGTETERDVLLLRVVTPEAEGWGECVAMSDPLYSPEYVDAAADVLRRFLIPALPAHLDVHGVGRALHPFKGHRMAKAALESAVLDAQLRASGVSLASFLGAATDRVPAGVSVGIMNSVPELLDTVAGYLDEGYARIKLKIEPGWDLAPVRAVRERFGDDLLLQVDANAAYTLSDAAHLARLDDFGLLLIEQPLAHDDIVQHARLAGRIATPICLDESIESAADAAAAISLGACSVVNVKPGRVGGYLEARRIHDLCRAHGVAVWCGGMLETGIGRAANVALAALPGFTLPGDTSASRRYYTTDITPPFELSDGHLGVPTGPGIGVEPIPGVLREVTTSTEWITR, from the coding sequence TTGAAGATCACCGGGATCGAGTTGAGGCGGATCGCGATGCCGCTGGTCACACCGTTCCGTACCTCCTTCGGCACGGAGACCGAGCGCGATGTGCTCCTGCTCCGCGTGGTCACCCCCGAGGCGGAGGGCTGGGGCGAGTGCGTGGCCATGTCCGACCCGCTCTACTCCCCCGAGTACGTCGACGCCGCCGCCGACGTGCTGCGCCGCTTCCTCATCCCGGCCCTGCCCGCCCACCTCGACGTCCACGGCGTGGGCCGCGCGCTGCACCCCTTCAAGGGCCACCGGATGGCGAAGGCCGCCCTGGAGAGCGCGGTCCTGGACGCCCAGCTGCGCGCGTCCGGTGTGTCCCTCGCCTCCTTCCTCGGCGCCGCCACGGACCGCGTCCCCGCCGGGGTGTCGGTCGGGATCATGAACTCCGTCCCCGAACTCCTGGACACGGTCGCGGGCTATCTCGACGAGGGCTACGCCCGGATCAAGCTCAAGATCGAACCCGGCTGGGACCTCGCCCCGGTCCGCGCGGTGCGGGAGCGCTTCGGCGACGACCTGCTCCTCCAGGTCGACGCCAACGCCGCCTACACCCTCAGCGACGCAGCCCACCTCGCCAGGTTGGACGACTTCGGCCTGCTGCTCATCGAACAGCCGCTGGCCCACGACGACATCGTCCAGCACGCCCGGCTGGCCGGCAGAATCGCCACCCCGATCTGCCTGGACGAGTCCATCGAGTCGGCCGCCGACGCGGCCGCCGCCATCTCGCTGGGCGCCTGCTCAGTGGTCAACGTCAAACCCGGCCGGGTCGGCGGCTACCTGGAGGCCCGGCGCATCCACGACCTGTGCCGCGCCCACGGCGTCGCCGTCTGGTGCGGCGGCATGCTGGAGACCGGCATCGGCCGCGCCGCCAACGTCGCCCTGGCCGCCCTGCCCGGTTTCACCCTGCCCGGCGACACCTCCGCCTCCCGCCGCTACTACACCACCGACATCACCCCGCCCTTCGAGCTGAGCGACGGCCACCTGGGCGTCCCCACCGGGCCGGGCATCGGCGTCGAGCCGATCCCCGGCGTGCTGCGGGAGGTCACCACCTCCACCGAGTGGATCACCCGCTAG
- a CDS encoding sensor histidine kinase, producing the protein MFAGNARSVRRRLTLTAVTTAIVTAVALLAIATLRTVKAALVPVKAIRRELEEITATDIGRRVPVPAAQNEIRQLAETINQTLDRLEASAEQQRRFASDASHDLRSPLTAMRAQVEEALRYPDDVDWKAKAGAMLTSLDRLQAIISDLLTLAKLDSGVPARHERIDLGALVGDELDRRRRNVRVDRDLQPGVAITGDRLRMARLLTNLLDNAERHADSQISVSVSVDDETAVVEVLDDGAGIASEQRELVFQRFARLDASRNRDEGGTGLGLPIAREIARAHRGILRLEDSTRGARFVLRIPLHPGREGGP; encoded by the coding sequence GTGTTCGCGGGGAACGCGCGGTCGGTACGGCGTCGGCTGACGTTGACCGCCGTCACGACGGCCATCGTGACGGCGGTCGCCCTCCTCGCGATCGCGACGCTCAGGACCGTGAAGGCGGCGCTCGTGCCGGTGAAGGCGATCAGACGCGAGCTGGAGGAGATCACCGCGACCGACATCGGCCGCCGGGTGCCGGTACCGGCCGCGCAGAACGAGATCAGGCAGCTGGCCGAGACGATCAACCAGACGCTGGACCGGCTGGAGGCCTCGGCCGAGCAGCAGCGCAGGTTCGCCTCCGACGCCTCACACGACCTGCGCAGCCCGCTCACCGCCATGCGCGCCCAGGTGGAGGAGGCGTTGCGCTACCCCGACGACGTCGACTGGAAGGCGAAGGCCGGCGCGATGCTCACCAGCCTGGACCGGCTCCAGGCGATCATCTCGGACCTGCTGACACTGGCCAAGCTCGACTCCGGGGTGCCCGCCCGGCACGAGCGGATCGACCTGGGCGCGCTTGTCGGCGACGAGCTGGACAGGCGCAGGCGCAACGTCCGGGTCGACAGGGATCTGCAGCCGGGGGTGGCGATCACCGGCGACCGGCTCCGGATGGCCCGGCTGCTGACGAACCTGCTGGACAACGCGGAACGGCACGCCGACTCCCAGATCTCGGTGAGTGTGAGCGTGGACGACGAAACGGCCGTCGTGGAGGTGCTCGACGACGGCGCCGGGATCGCGTCCGAGCAGCGGGAACTGGTCTTCCAGCGGTTCGCCCGGCTGGACGCCTCCCGCAACAGGGACGAGGGAGGCACCGGACTGGGACTCCCCATCGCCAGGGAGATCGCCCGCGCGCACCGCGGCATCCTGAGGCTGGAGGACAGCACCCGGGGCGCGCGATTCGTCCTGCGCATCCCCCTGCACCCCGGCCGGGAGGGCGGCCCCTGA
- a CDS encoding TetR/AcrR family transcriptional regulator gives MARGFGRLRREDLLRTACDVIAAQGFGHTRTADIAQAAGVSQALLFYHFETKEKLFAQAFSYAAQLHLDALTKVAESGGSPLDRLRALLRFYPPGGKTKSWALWIDAWAESMRNSELEETSRRIDMRWKETLHAIIDDGVEVGIFVCADPEGATWRIMSLIDGLATQVTVHRRLLPRARMTELIQTAAAAELGLSPAELS, from the coding sequence GTGGCACGGGGATTTGGGCGATTACGTCGTGAAGATCTACTCCGAACCGCCTGCGATGTCATCGCGGCCCAGGGGTTCGGTCACACACGGACCGCGGACATCGCGCAGGCGGCCGGCGTCAGCCAGGCACTGCTCTTCTACCATTTCGAGACCAAGGAGAAGCTGTTCGCCCAGGCCTTCTCCTACGCGGCCCAACTCCATCTGGACGCGCTCACCAAGGTGGCGGAGTCGGGCGGCTCCCCCCTCGATCGGCTGCGGGCCCTGCTCCGGTTCTATCCTCCCGGCGGGAAGACCAAGTCGTGGGCCCTGTGGATCGACGCCTGGGCCGAGTCGATGCGTAACTCAGAGCTTGAGGAGACGTCCCGCAGGATCGACATGCGATGGAAGGAGACACTTCACGCGATCATCGACGACGGCGTCGAGGTGGGAATCTTCGTCTGCGCGGACCCCGAGGGCGCGACCTGGCGGATCATGTCTCTCATCGACGGCCTGGCCACTCAGGTGACGGTGCACAGGCGGCTGCTCCCCCGGGCGCGCATGACCGAGCTCATCCAGACGGCCGCCGCGGCGGAACTGGGCCTATCCCCCGCCGAACTGAGCTGA
- a CDS encoding DMT family transporter, which translates to MAVVVAPRPVLGIVLLTFVSAAWGSAFPLMKDLIVRMPVADLLAERYGIATFALVACRPRSLRGLSESTWLTGILLGLLFGVGQTVQAVSLHDLPSSVSGFTVGSYVVITPVLGLVLLGARTSARIWAAVALAAVAMTVFTLLKGAEGDISAPALVATLVSALLYAAHTLALGNSAEARRHAYAVTVIQLGTIAVMTGVLALPDGLTLPATPCDWAVLGHLSIVACALGFLARSWGQVHVSPVPAAVILSAQPLWVTILAVALYGESLTLSIFLGGGLIALAMLLVVLPRGLLSSVRRGIGPVPPRRPSG; encoded by the coding sequence ATGGCAGTGGTTGTAGCCCCCCGGCCCGTCCTGGGAATCGTTCTCCTGACCTTCGTCAGCGCCGCCTGGGGGTCGGCTTTCCCGCTGATGAAGGACCTCATCGTCCGCATGCCCGTGGCGGACCTACTCGCCGAGCGGTACGGCATCGCCACGTTCGCGCTGGTCGCGTGCCGCCCGCGCAGCCTGCGAGGGCTTTCCGAGAGCACCTGGCTGACCGGCATCCTGCTCGGCCTGCTGTTCGGTGTCGGCCAGACGGTCCAGGCGGTCTCGCTGCACGACCTGCCCTCATCGGTCTCGGGGTTCACGGTCGGCTCGTACGTGGTGATCACCCCGGTTCTCGGGCTGGTCCTGCTCGGCGCCAGGACCTCGGCCAGGATCTGGGCCGCGGTGGCGCTGGCGGCCGTCGCGATGACCGTGTTCACCCTGCTGAAGGGCGCGGAGGGCGACATCTCCGCACCCGCGCTGGTCGCCACCCTGGTGTCGGCGCTCCTGTACGCGGCCCACACGCTGGCGCTCGGCAACTCCGCCGAGGCGCGGCGACACGCCTACGCGGTCACGGTCATCCAACTCGGCACCATCGCCGTCATGACGGGTGTCCTCGCCCTGCCGGACGGGCTGACCCTGCCCGCCACGCCGTGTGACTGGGCGGTCCTCGGGCACCTGTCGATCGTGGCCTGCGCCCTGGGTTTCCTGGCCCGCTCGTGGGGCCAGGTCCACGTATCGCCGGTGCCCGCAGCGGTGATCCTGTCGGCCCAGCCGCTCTGGGTGACCATCCTGGCGGTCGCGCTGTACGGGGAGTCGCTCACCTTGAGTATCTTCCTCGGCGGAGGGCTGATCGCCCTCGCCATGCTCCTGGTCGTGCTGCCCAGGGGGCTGCTCAGCTCAGTTCGGCGGGGGATAGGCCCAGTTCCGCCGCGGCGGCCGTCTGGATGA
- a CDS encoding MFS transporter, producing MGVVQPVPDPRAALAEPTRRVGSWWVAGISLANLALWMGYFGPLQVLLPSQVALVDPAGKEGALALVTGLGAAVAMLFNPIAGALSDRTAGRFGRRHPWSLAGALVGAGALALLAGQGSIAGLAAGWCLAQAGLNAMQAALSAEVPDHVPVSQRGEVSGWIGIPQTLGVVLAVVLVTMVATTTESGYFLIAALMPLCVLPFVLTTHDPRLAARPPFELGAFLRGFWISPRAHPDFFWAWLTRFLMQLGNAVATLYLLYFLTDAVGYERLFPGERAEDGLLTLILIYTATVVLTTVAAGVVSDRLGRRKALVTASGLISVIPAVMLAFWPQWPVATAGAAIMGIGFGIYLSVDNALVTQVLPAAEGRAKDLGVINIANSGPQVLGPVIAGPIVAGLGGYPVLYLTSAALALLGAALVWKIRSVP from the coding sequence ATGGGCGTTGTCCAGCCTGTTCCCGATCCGAGGGCGGCGCTCGCGGAGCCGACGCGCCGGGTGGGGTCCTGGTGGGTGGCCGGCATCTCGCTGGCCAACCTGGCGCTCTGGATGGGCTACTTCGGGCCGCTCCAGGTCCTGCTTCCCTCGCAGGTGGCGCTGGTCGACCCGGCGGGCAAGGAGGGGGCGCTGGCGCTGGTGACCGGGCTGGGGGCCGCCGTCGCGATGCTGTTCAACCCCATCGCGGGGGCGCTGTCCGATCGCACGGCAGGGCGGTTCGGGCGCAGGCACCCGTGGTCGCTGGCAGGGGCGCTGGTCGGCGCCGGGGCGCTGGCCCTGCTGGCGGGGCAGGGGTCGATCGCCGGCCTGGCGGCCGGCTGGTGCCTCGCGCAGGCCGGGCTCAACGCGATGCAGGCCGCGCTCAGCGCCGAGGTGCCCGACCACGTCCCGGTGAGCCAGCGGGGTGAGGTGTCGGGCTGGATCGGGATTCCCCAGACGCTCGGGGTGGTGCTCGCCGTGGTCCTGGTCACCATGGTCGCCACCACCACCGAATCCGGATATTTCCTGATAGCGGCGCTGATGCCGCTCTGCGTGCTTCCCTTCGTCCTCACCACCCACGACCCCCGCCTGGCGGCCAGACCACCCTTCGAGCTCGGGGCCTTCCTGAGAGGTTTCTGGATCAGCCCCCGCGCTCACCCCGACTTCTTCTGGGCCTGGCTGACCCGCTTCCTGATGCAGCTCGGCAACGCCGTCGCCACGCTCTACCTGCTGTACTTCCTCACCGACGCGGTCGGCTACGAGCGGCTCTTCCCCGGCGAGCGGGCCGAGGACGGCCTGCTCACGCTGATCCTGATCTACACCGCGACGGTCGTGCTCACCACCGTCGCCGCGGGCGTCGTCTCCGACCGGCTCGGCCGACGCAAAGCGCTCGTCACGGCCTCCGGCCTGATCAGCGTGATTCCCGCGGTGATGCTCGCGTTCTGGCCGCAGTGGCCGGTGGCCACGGCCGGCGCCGCGATCATGGGGATCGGCTTCGGCATCTATCTCTCGGTCGACAACGCCCTGGTCACTCAGGTCCTGCCGGCCGCCGAGGGACGTGCCAAGGATCTCGGTGTCATCAACATCGCCAACTCGGGACCCCAGGTGCTCGGCCCGGTCATCGCCGGTCCCATCGTGGCCGGTCTCGGTGGCTATCCGGTCCTCTACCTGACCTCCGCGGCCCTCGCCCTGCTCGGCGCCGCCCTCGTCTGGAAGATCCGCTCGGTGCCCTGA